Below is a genomic region from Nocardioides panacis.
GCCCACTCGACCCACGCACCGGTGCCGTTGTCGACGAGCAGGGTGCTGCCCGCGGGCAGGGCTTCGAGCCGGGGCTGGAACCGGGTGGGGACCCCCTCGGCCGTCGCCGCAGCGCCGGGCACCGCCAGCGCGAGCACCAGGAGGTAGCCCAGGGCAGCCGCGCCCACCACCCAGCGCTCGCTGGTCCGGGTCCCGGTCCGCCCCGGCCCGGCGCCCGTGATCGACCTTTCGAGCGCCTGGGCGAGCAGCGGGGCGACCACGATCGCGCCGAGCGACACCGTCCGGGTCACGAGCAGGATCCAGGCCGCGGCCAGGAGCAGCAGCAGCAGGTGCGTCCACGACGTCCCGCCGCGGCGGGCCCACAGCACCGCGAGCCAGGCCACCATCGCGGCGGCGACCAGGGCCGGGACCGTCCGGAAGCTGGTCGGGCCCCACTCGGCGATCAGCGAGGTCCGGGCGGAGACGGCGAGCTGCGCGGCCAGTAGGCGGGGCCCGACCGGGGTCAGTGCCGTGGCCGCCAGGGAGAGCAACGGGACGGCGAACGCGAGCACGGCGCGACGGCCGCCGACCCGCCGGTCCAGGAGCAGGCCGACGCAGCACACCAGGCCGAGCAGCACCCCGGCCGACCACAGCCCGTGGGCGGTGGCCCACACCCAGGTGAGCGGCACCAGCCACCACCGGAGCCGCCCGTCGTCCCAGGTCCGCAGCCAGGCGTGCACCGTCACCGCGACCAGGATCAGGCTCAGGACCTGCGGCCGGGCCGAGAGCGCCGGCGCGGCCGCGAAGACCAGCAACGCGGTCACGACCGTCGCCGGCAGCGCGCCGGACCGCGCGCGGCAGACGCCGTACGCCGTGAGCACGAGGAGCAGGTAGAACGCGCCGAAGAGCCACGCCACCCCGGGCAGCCCGAACCAGTGCTCGACCAGGCTGGCCAGCACCTCCGTGGACCACTGGGTCGGCACCCACTGGCTCGTCGCGAAAGGCGTCAGCGCGCCCGGGTGCGCCAGGGACCAGTCGCCGCGGAAGTGGTCGCCGAGGGTCAGGTGGAACCAGGTGTCCTGGTTGGTCAGAGTCAGCGCGGAGTACTTCAGGACCACCGCCAGCAGCAGCACCAGGAGGACGAACGGTGCCGTCTCGATCACCCGTCCGGGCCGGGCCGGCACCAGGGCGGCGCCCGCGGTCGTGTCGGCGCCCGTCGTCGCGCCCACCTCCGTCGTCACCGGCCAAGTATCGCCGTCCGCACCTTCCGGCACGCCTCAACCGTCGAACTGGCGCGTCTCCGGGACCTTCGGACAGGAGGCTTCGCGGCGGCGGGGCCGATGCCGGCGGCTCCGGGTGTGAGCTGCCTGTCCGACGGCCCGCACCCGGGACCCACCACTCTGGCGGCCCCCGTCCGGGATCAGGGCCGTCGCGCCAGGTCGGCCGCACCGATCATGCCGGCCTTGTTGCCGAGCAACGCCGCCCGCACCTCGAGCTCGGGGCGGTAGTGCCGACCGGTCAGGTTGGCCGCGAAGTGCGCACGGACCGGGTCCAGCAACAGGTCACCGGCCTCGGAGACCCCACCGCCGATGACGACCACGGCCGGGTCGAGGACCGCGGTCAGGCTGGCGATGCCCTCGCCGAGCCACTTGCCGAGCGAGGCGAGCTGCTCGCGGGCGAAGGTGTCGCCCTCGCGGGCCGCCTCGGTGATCAGCGGTCCGCTGATGTCGTCGACGACCCCGCCTGCCCGGTCGAGCAGGCTCCGGGCGATCAACGAGCCCTGCCGCGCCTGCTCCTTGGTGTCGCGGACCAGGGCGGTGCCGCTGGCGTACTGCTCCCAGCAGCCGCGGTTGCCGCAGCCGCAGATCCGGCCGTCCGGTACGACGCGCATGTGCCCGATCTCGGCGGCCACGCCGAACGCGCCGCGGTGCAGGCTGCCGTTGAGCACGATGCCGCCGCCGACCCCGGTCCCGACGGTCACCAGCAGGGTGTCCTGGACGTCCTCGCCGGCGCCGAAGGTGAACTCGCCCCACGCCGCGGCGTTGGCGTCGTTCTCGATCACGACCGGCAGGTCGATGCGCTTCTCCAGGTCCGCGCGCAGCGGCTCGTCGCGCCAGGCGAGGTTCGGCGCGAACAGCACCGTGGAGCGCCTCGAGTCGACGAAGCCGGCCGCGCCGACCCCGACCGCGACGACCTCGTGCTCGGAGCGCAGCTCGGCGACCAGCTCCTCGATGGCGTGCTCGATGGCGTCCGTGTCGGTGGCCGGCGACTCACGCCGGGCCGTGGCGAGGATGTGACCCTGCTCGTCGACGACGCCACCGGCGATCTTGGTGCCGCCCACGTCGATCCCGACCGTCAGTCCCATCAGTCGTCCTCCCACTCGTCGTCGTCGCTGAGGTCGATCTTCTCCACCGGGCCGTCCGGGCGGCGCGCCCCGGGGTCGGGCACCGGCGTGGCCATCATGCCTGCCGCGGCCTGCATCAACGACGTCATCGCCGTGGACAGGTGCGCCTTGACCTCCGGGCTGGTGTCCCGCACGGCGGAGATCACCCGGCACACGGGGCAGTAGGTGCACGCTCCTTCGCCCGTCGCGACGTGCTCGTTGACCCGGTGCGCCGCGGACGCCGCACCCTCCGCGGCCGAGGCCGCGGCCCCGGCGTAGTCGCTGCCGCTGTCCTTGGCCCAGCCCTGCAGCGCGTGCAGCAGCTTGACCGCCTCCTCGGTGACCGACCCGACCGGCTCGTCGGCCCCGGTCACGGCGCCGGCTCCCCGTCGGGACGGAACCGGACCCGCAGGGCACCGTCCTCGATGCATGCGCCCGCGATCGAGTGCCGGGCGAGCGCTGCGGGCAGCGCGATCAGCCGGCGGTAGGAACCCACGGTCACCACGAGCTCGTCTCCATGTCGTGCCAGGTCGATGTCGGACTTGGCGACAAACGGTAGTGCGATCCGCAGCGTCGTACCCGAGCGGGTTCGGGTGATGGTCATCGGCCCGTCGCCCTTCGGCGCCGCGAGCGGGTCGTCCCCGGCGTACGCCGCCTCGGCGAAGCCGGCCAGCGCGTCCACCCCGACCGGCTCGGAGGGCTGGTACGACGACCGCCAGACCGGCAGGCCGGTGAACGACTGCTCCACCTCGGCCAGCACCGCCGCCTGGGCCTCGACCCAGGTGCGCCGCCACTCGTCGGCGCCGCCGTCCGGGAACACCCGGTTGGCGACCACCCCGTCCACCCGGTAGCCGAACAGCGAGAGCGTGGTCAGGGAGCGCCGGGCCTCGGCGACCACGACGGCCTCGGGGGTGAGCACCAGCCGCACGCTGGCGTCCTCGCCGGTGAGCAGCGCCCGCACCTCCTCGAGGTCACGGTGCAGCCGCTCCACCGCCTCGAGGACGGCGTCCTGCGGCATCGGCACGCCGGCCGCCCGCGCCAGCACCGGGCGCAGCGCCTTCACGAGACGCCGGTCGGCGGGGAGGACCCGGTCCAGGTACCACCCCAGCGCCTCGGGCAGCGCCAGCAGCCGCAGCGTCTCGGCGGTCGGCGCGCAGTCGACGACCACCACGTCCCACTCGCCCGAGAGCACCTGGGTGCGCAGCTCGAGCAGGGCCAGCACCTCCTCGGCGCCCGGGACCACGGTCAGCTCCTCGGCGGCGATCGGGTCGACCCCGACCGCGTCGAGGACCGAGAGCAGGTAGCCCTGGATCTCCGCCCAGGACCGCTCGAAGCGCTGCTGGGCGTCGACCTGCTGCACGAACAGGCGGTCGGCGACCCGGGTGGGCTCGGGGCCGATCGGGACCCCGAAGGCGTCGGCCAGCGAGTGCGCCGCGTCGGTGGAGAGCACCAGCGTCCGCAGGCCGGAGCGGGCGGCGACCGTCGCGGTCCCGGCCGCCGCGGTCGTCTTGCCGACCCCGCCCTTGCCGGTGAACAGGATGATCCGCACGGGCGGCGTCGTCAGCCCAGCGACTCGACGCGCTTCTTGAGACCCTTCAGCGCGGTGTCGATGATGACCTTCTCGGCCTTGCGCTTGAGCATCCCGATCATCGGGATCGAGATGTCGACGGCGAGCCGGTAGGTGACCTCGGTGGTGCCGTCGCCGCGGTCGTCGAGCAGGTAGGCCCCGTCCATCGCCTTGAGCATCTTGCCCTCGACCAGCTTCCAGGAGACCTCGTCGTCCGCGTGCCAGTCGTAGGCAAGGGTGTAGGCGTCCTTGATCGGGCTGGCGTCGAGCTCGAAGTACACCTGCCCGGGGCGGTCCCCCGCGGCCCCGACCGGCTCGGCCTTCTTCACGCCCTGGGCCCACACCGGGTAGGCACCGAAGTCGGCGATCACCGCCATGACCGAGGCGGCGTCGGCGGCGATGACGATGCTCGACGTGGTCTGCTCAGCCATCAGGTTCCTCACTCGTCCGGGCGGTCAGCTCGCAGGGCGAGGGTAGCCGATGCCGTGTCCCGCCCGACCACGCGTCACGGTAGCGTCGGGGAGCATCGGCTCGGGACACGAGACAGGAGGCGGTTCGTTGCGTGAGTACGCGTCACCGGCACTGACCGACGTGCCGCCCCGCGGCACCCTCACCGACGACGTCGTCCGCAACGCGGCCGAGCATCCGGACACGGTCGCCTTCTCGCGCCGGGCCGGGGACCGGTGGGTCGACGTCACCGCCGCGGAGTTCCTCGCCCAGGTCACGGCCGTCGCGAAGGGCCTGGTCGCCTCCGGCGTCGACCCCGGCGACCGGGTCGGCCTGCTGTCGCGCACCCGCTACGAGTGGACGCTGCTCGACTACGCGATCTGGTTCGCGGGCGCGGTCTCGGTGCCGGTCTACGAGACCTCCTCCGCGGACCAGGTCGCCCGGATCCTGACCCACTCGGGCGCCCGCGCCGTCGTGGTGGAGAACGCCGCGCACGCCGCCCGGGTCCGGGTGGGTGGCGGCCGCCGGCAGGTCTGGGTCCTCGACGACGGCGCCGTCGAGGCGCTGACCGCTGCCGGGGAGACCGTGGGCGACGACGAGATCGACGTACGGCGCGAGCGGATGTCCGGCGACAGCCTGGCCACGATCATCTACACGTCGGGCACCACCGGGGCGCCCAAGGGCTGCATGCTCACGCACGGCAACTTCCTGCACGAGCTCGGCGCCGCCGTCGAGGAGCTCGACGAGCTGTTCGCCGGCGAGGACGCCAGCACGCTGCTGTTCCTGCCGCTCGCCCACGTGTTCGCCCGGGCCATCCAGGTCGGCGCCGTACGCCGCCGGGTGCGCCTGGGCTACTCCCCCGACATCCGCACGCTCAGCGCCGACCTCGCCTCGTTCCGCCCCACGTTCCTGCTCGCCGTCCCCCGCGTCTTCGAGAAGATCTTCAACGCGGCCAGCCAGAAGGCCGCCGGCGACGGGCACGGCAAGATGTTCGACAAGGCCGCCGACACCGCCATCGCCTGGAGCCGGGCGCTCGAGGACGGCCGCCCGGGACGCTTCCTGCGCGCCCGGCACGGGCTGGCCGACCGGCTGGTCTACGCCCAGCTCCGGGCCGCGCTCGGCGGCCGGTGCCGCTACGCGGTCTCCGGCGGCGCCCCGCTCGGCGAGCGGCTCGGCCACTTCTACCGGGGCATCGGGGTCACCGTCCTGGAGGGCTACGGGCTGACCGAGACGACCGCGGCGGTGACCGTGAACACCCCGGACGCGCTCAAGATCGGCACGGTCGGCCGCCCCCTGGGCGGCACGACGGTCCGGGTCGCCGAGGACGGCGAGCTCCAGGTGCGGGGCGGCCAGGTGATGGCGGGCTACTGGGCCGACGAGGCGGCGACCGCCGAGGCCCTGGACGGCGGAGTGTGGCTGCGCACCGGCGACCTCGGCGAGATCGACGACGAGGGCTTCGTGCGGATCACCGGCCGCAAGAAGGAGATCCTGGTGACCGCCGGCGGCAAGAACGTCGCCCCCGCGGGCCTCGAGGACCACATCCGGGCGCACCCGCTGGTGAGCCAGTGCCTGGTGGTCGGGGACGGGCGGCCCTTCGTCGCGGCCCTGGTCACCCTGGACCCCGACGCGCTCGCGCCCTGGGCCGAGGCGCACCGCAAGCACGGCGGGCCGGCCGACCTGGCCGACGACGCCGACCTGCGGGCCGAGATCCAGTCCGCCGTGGACGACGCCAACCGGTCGGTGTCCCAGGCCGAGTCGATCCGCCGGTTCGTGGTGGTCCCCGGCGACTGGACCGAGGAGGCGGGCCAGCTGACGCCCAGCCTCAAGCTGCGTCGCGCGGTCGTGATGAGCGAGCTGCGCCGCGAGGTCGACGCGCTCTACGAGTGAGCCGTCGGGACCCGGGTGGGCGACGTGTCCGACGATCGGCCGACAGGTGTGGACCATCCGGACTATTTCCCCCATTCCCGAGACGCCGGTGTCTTAGGTGTACAACCCTTTACTCGGGCCGGATTTCAGCCCACCGGGAGAACGACCGATACACCCTGCGGGGTGAGGGCTGCGACTCCCGGAGCCACTGGAGCACTCGAGGAAGATCCGCATGGGACGCAGGACAGTTCTCTTGATCGTGGCGGCGCTCATCGCGGCGCTCGGCACCGGCATGGTGTTCCTCTACGTCAGAGGCGCCGACAACCGCGCCGTGGCGGGTCAGGCTCCGGTCCAGGTGCTCAAGGCGGTGGCCCAGATCGAGCCGGGCGAGACCATGGCCGCCGCGCAGGCCGCCGGAAAGATCCAGCTGGGCAAGGTCCCCCGCTCCCAGGTCCTGGTCGGGGCGGTGAACAGCGTGACCGGCCTGGAGAACAGCGTGGCGCTGTCCACGATCTACCCCAACGAGCAGATCGTCACCGCCAAGTTCGGAGCCGCGGGCGACCAGGACACGCTCACCATCCCGGACGGCAACATCGCGATCTCCGTGAACCTCACCGACACCGGTCGGGTCGCGGGCTTCGTCAACCCGGGTGCCAGCGTCGCCGTCTTCGTCAACACGGCTTCCGACGACTCTTCCGGCGCCGGGGCCACCACCCGCCTGCTGCTCCCCAAGGTCCAGGTCATCGCCGTCGGCGACACCACCGTGGTGAACACCACGACCACCGACCCGGCCGGCGCGCAGACCACCGAGCAGCTGCCCAAGACGCTGTTCACGCTGTCGGTCCCGCAGACCGACGCGGAACGGATCATGTACGCCGTGTCCCACGGCGAGCTCAGCTTCGGTCTGCTGAACGACAAGTCCAAGGTCAAGACCGGTCCGGGCGTCACCGCCAAGAATCTCTTCGGGTGAGGTGCCATGCCGATCATCGTTGAAAGCAGCCGTTCGAACTCCGACCTGTTCACCTCGGTCAGCGGGGCGGACGCCCAGGTCGTGGCCAGTCTCGAGGAGCTCAAGCGGCTCCTC
It encodes:
- the cpaB gene encoding Flp pilus assembly protein CpaB; the encoded protein is MGRRTVLLIVAALIAALGTGMVFLYVRGADNRAVAGQAPVQVLKAVAQIEPGETMAAAQAAGKIQLGKVPRSQVLVGAVNSVTGLENSVALSTIYPNEQIVTAKFGAAGDQDTLTIPDGNIAISVNLTDTGRVAGFVNPGASVAVFVNTASDDSSGAGATTRLLLPKVQVIAVGDTTVVNTTTTDPAGAQTTEQLPKTLFTLSVPQTDAERIMYAVSHGELSFGLLNDKSKVKTGPGVTAKNLFG
- a CDS encoding ROK family glucokinase, with product MGLTVGIDVGGTKIAGGVVDEQGHILATARRESPATDTDAIEHAIEELVAELRSEHEVVAVGVGAAGFVDSRRSTVLFAPNLAWRDEPLRADLEKRIDLPVVIENDANAAAWGEFTFGAGEDVQDTLLVTVGTGVGGGIVLNGSLHRGAFGVAAEIGHMRVVPDGRICGCGNRGCWEQYASGTALVRDTKEQARQGSLIARSLLDRAGGVVDDISGPLITEAAREGDTFAREQLASLGKWLGEGIASLTAVLDPAVVVIGGGVSEAGDLLLDPVRAHFAANLTGRHYRPELEVRAALLGNKAGMIGAADLARRP
- a CDS encoding AMP-dependent synthetase/ligase; the encoded protein is MREYASPALTDVPPRGTLTDDVVRNAAEHPDTVAFSRRAGDRWVDVTAAEFLAQVTAVAKGLVASGVDPGDRVGLLSRTRYEWTLLDYAIWFAGAVSVPVYETSSADQVARILTHSGARAVVVENAAHAARVRVGGGRRQVWVLDDGAVEALTAAGETVGDDEIDVRRERMSGDSLATIIYTSGTTGAPKGCMLTHGNFLHELGAAVEELDELFAGEDASTLLFLPLAHVFARAIQVGAVRRRVRLGYSPDIRTLSADLASFRPTFLLAVPRVFEKIFNAASQKAAGDGHGKMFDKAADTAIAWSRALEDGRPGRFLRARHGLADRLVYAQLRAALGGRCRYAVSGGAPLGERLGHFYRGIGVTVLEGYGLTETTAAVTVNTPDALKIGTVGRPLGGTTVRVAEDGELQVRGGQVMAGYWADEAATAEALDGGVWLRTGDLGEIDDEGFVRITGRKKEILVTAGGKNVAPAGLEDHIRAHPLVSQCLVVGDGRPFVAALVTLDPDALAPWAEAHRKHGGPADLADDADLRAEIQSAVDDANRSVSQAESIRRFVVVPGDWTEEAGQLTPSLKLRRAVVMSELRREVDALYE
- a CDS encoding SRPBCC family protein, which produces MAEQTTSSIVIAADAASVMAVIADFGAYPVWAQGVKKAEPVGAAGDRPGQVYFELDASPIKDAYTLAYDWHADDEVSWKLVEGKMLKAMDGAYLLDDRGDGTTEVTYRLAVDISIPMIGMLKRKAEKVIIDTALKGLKKRVESLG
- a CDS encoding ArsA family ATPase, with the translated sequence MRIILFTGKGGVGKTTAAAGTATVAARSGLRTLVLSTDAAHSLADAFGVPIGPEPTRVADRLFVQQVDAQQRFERSWAEIQGYLLSVLDAVGVDPIAAEELTVVPGAEEVLALLELRTQVLSGEWDVVVVDCAPTAETLRLLALPEALGWYLDRVLPADRRLVKALRPVLARAAGVPMPQDAVLEAVERLHRDLEEVRALLTGEDASVRLVLTPEAVVVAEARRSLTTLSLFGYRVDGVVANRVFPDGGADEWRRTWVEAQAAVLAEVEQSFTGLPVWRSSYQPSEPVGVDALAGFAEAAYAGDDPLAAPKGDGPMTITRTRSGTTLRIALPFVAKSDIDLARHGDELVVTVGSYRRLIALPAALARHSIAGACIEDGALRVRFRPDGEPAP